The Neisseria subflava genomic interval TCAGCTTCAACGGATTTTTCAGACGGCTTGTTGTCTGCTTTAGCTTCAACTTTTGCTTCGGCCTTGGCTTCTACGGTTTCAACCGGTTTGGCTTCTTCTTTTTTCGCTGCGACAGGCTTATCTTCCGCTTTTGGTGCGGCTTTGGCTGCTTTCAGTCTGGCTGCTTCAGCCTCTGCTTTGGCGCGGGCTTCGGCTTTTGCGGCAGCTTCTGCTTCAGCTTTGGCTTTTTCTTCGGCGGCTTGAGTGGCTACTTTTTCTGCTTCGGCTTTTTGGTTTTTCGCTGCTACTTTGGCTTTGGCTTCCGCTGCCAATTCTTCGGAAGAAGGAATGGTAACGGCACGGCTGCGGCGGCGTGTTTCCACTTTTACGCCGTCAACGGTGCTGACTTCGGTTTTTTTGCGGCGGATGCTGATGGTGCCGCTGTTGCTGCCGTTTTTCTTTTGCAGGTAAGCAGTCAACAGTTGTTTGTCGTCAGTGGTTATGCTGTCATTGCCGCTGTTTTTGTTGACCCCGGCTTCTTTCAATTGTTTAAGCAAATCATCGACGGGGCGGTTTAGTTCGGCGGCAAATTGCGCTACGGTTGTATTACTCATTCAGTACCCCCTTAGTTATTTTCTTCAGTAAACCAGTGTTCGCGTGCAGCCAAAATCACTTTTTTGGCTTCTTCTTCGTCAACACCGGTAATTTCGACCAATTCGTCAACAGACAATTCGGCCAGATCATCGCGTTGGGTTACGCCGGCTTCGGCAAGTTTGCGCAACATATCGGAATCTACGCCGTCCAAATTGCGCATGTCTTCAGACACTTCACCCAGTTTTTCTTCTGCGGCGATGGTAATGGTCAGGATCGCATCGCGTGCGCGGTTGCGCAGGGTTTCAACGATTTCTTCGTCAAAACCGTCAATCGAGAGCAATTCTGCCGCTGGAACGTAAGCAACTTCTTCCAATGTGGCAAAGCCTTCTTCCACCAAGATATCGGCAGTTTCGTCGTCGATGTTCAAGTGGGTGGTGAAGAGGTTGCGGATAACGGCATCTTCGGCGGCATTGCGCTCGTCGGCTTCTTCAATGGTCATGATGTTCAGCTGCCAGCCGGTCAGGATGGAAGCCAGGCGGACGTTTTGACCGCCGCGGCCGATGGCCAGCGCCAGTTGGTTTTCGTCAACGATCACGTCAACAGCGTGTTTGTCTTCGTCAATTACGATGCGGCTTACTTCGGCAGGAGACAGCGCATTCATCACGAATTGGGCAGGCTCAGGAGACCACAATACGATGTCGATGCGTTCGCCGGACAATTCGTTGCTCACGGCGTTAACACGGGAACCGCGCACGCCGATACAAGTACCTTGCGGGTCGATGCGTTGATCGTTGGCTTTAACGGCAACTTTGGCGCGTTGACCAGGGTCGCGTGCTACTTCGCGGATTTCCAATAGGCCGTCTGCAATTTCAGGCACTTCGTTGGCGTAGAGTTTGGCCAAGAAGTCGCCGCTGGTACGGCTCAAAATGACTTGTTTGCGACCTGTATTGCCGATTTCGTCCACACGCAGGAAGAGGGCGCGGATGCGGTCGCCGCTACGGAAGTTTTCACGCGGAATCATTTCTTCGCGCGGAATCAGTGCGTCGAGTTTGCCTGCGACGACTTCAACGATGATGCCGTGGCGCTCGACACGTTTTACCGTACCGGAAACGATGTCTTCTTTAGAAGCGAGGAACTCGTTCAGGTTTTGCTCGCGCTCCGCATCACGGATGCGTTGCAGGATGATTTGTTTGGCAGTTTGCGCGGCTTGGCGGCCGAAACCTTCGTTTGGCAGCTGCTCTTCGTAGTATTCGCCGATTTGGATGGTGGTGCCGGGAATTTCTTCTTGGATTTCCTCGATGGTTTTTTCTACGTCGGGGTAGGTGTAGTCTTCATCGGCAACAATCAGCCAACGGCGGAAGGTTTGGTATTCGCCGGTATCACGGTCGATTTCGACGCGCACGTCCATGTGCTCGCGGTCGGCTTTTTTCTTGGCAGCAGTAGAGAGGGCGAATTCAAGGGCTTTGAATACGACTTCCGTTTCAACGTTTTTTTCACTTGCCA includes:
- the nusA gene encoding transcription termination factor NusA, whose translation is MSREMLQLAEALASEKNVETEVVFKALEFALSTAAKKKADREHMDVRVEIDRDTGEYQTFRRWLIVADEDYTYPDVEKTIEEIQEEIPGTTIQIGEYYEEQLPNEGFGRQAAQTAKQIILQRIRDAEREQNLNEFLASKEDIVSGTVKRVERHGIIVEVVAGKLDALIPREEMIPRENFRSGDRIRALFLRVDEIGNTGRKQVILSRTSGDFLAKLYANEVPEIADGLLEIREVARDPGQRAKVAVKANDQRIDPQGTCIGVRGSRVNAVSNELSGERIDIVLWSPEPAQFVMNALSPAEVSRIVIDEDKHAVDVIVDENQLALAIGRGGQNVRLASILTGWQLNIMTIEEADERNAAEDAVIRNLFTTHLNIDDETADILVEEGFATLEEVAYVPAAELLSIDGFDEEIVETLRNRARDAILTITIAAEEKLGEVSEDMRNLDGVDSDMLRKLAEAGVTQRDDLAELSVDELVEITGVDEEEAKKVILAAREHWFTEENN